The proteins below are encoded in one region of Roseofilum reptotaenium CS-1145:
- a CDS encoding HMA2 domain-containing protein yields the protein MTDAASPSEVSPATVAQNTQPPSEFTSQLGQWLENTGEIAAILPVVTGLLVTSRLQLRGAQALLVNLTIAALVRQAIQQIKKQAKPGSENGQQALSASEEQSNQEEEDYKIVHSVPGRIRLRIPRLMNDMLYAKRLEKLLSAESKVKHVRINPAAASLIIQYDGEGMSELELGMYLLNILDQANSTNLDGQSDQDSESEGDRQ from the coding sequence ATGACCGACGCTGCATCTCCTTCGGAAGTCTCCCCTGCAACAGTGGCCCAGAATACCCAACCCCCTTCTGAGTTTACTTCTCAATTAGGACAATGGCTAGAAAATACCGGTGAAATCGCTGCAATTTTACCGGTCGTCACTGGATTATTAGTTACTAGTCGCTTGCAGTTGCGAGGGGCACAAGCCTTATTGGTCAATCTGACGATCGCCGCCCTAGTCCGTCAAGCCATCCAACAAATCAAGAAACAAGCCAAGCCTGGCTCAGAAAACGGTCAACAAGCTTTATCTGCTAGTGAAGAACAATCGAATCAAGAGGAAGAAGATTATAAAATTGTCCATTCTGTCCCTGGGCGAATTCGTTTACGCATCCCTCGTTTAATGAATGACATGCTTTATGCCAAACGCCTAGAAAAACTTCTGAGTGCCGAGTCGAAAGTCAAGCATGTGCGGATTAACCCAGCAGCCGCTTCCCTCATTATTCAATACGATGGAGAGGGCATGTCAGAACTAGAATTAGGCATGTATTTACTCAATATTCTCGATCAAGCCAATTCTACAAACCTGGATGGTCAAAGCGATCAAGATTCAGAATCTGAAGGCGATAGGCAATAG
- the feoB gene encoding Fe(2+) transporter permease subunit FeoB, giving the protein MLKPIVALIGNPNCGKTTLFNALTGANQRTGNWPGVTVDRKEGQFKINQATITLVDLPGVYSLDAEESATGMDELVARDYLLSGEAQLVINIIDASNLERNLYLTTQLMEMRLPMVVALNMIDIAQKRGIDINAERLADRLGVPVLPLIASDREGIGSLVDLVGHILENLTHPASYVAYPAVIEDALAEIVPYLTQNTTNRIVEPRWTALNLLQYDERGVGELVTPALTEMIAKHRRSIHQVLGEDLDILIADSRYGFIQTVTQEASQRTGEVSQSMSDKLDAIVLNRWLGIPIFLGIMYLMFLFTINVGSAFIDFFDIVAGTIFVDGLGQLLESLRFPGWAIALLADGAGGGVQTVATFIPVIGFMFLFLSILEDSGYMARAAFVMDRMMRFVGLPGKSFVPMLVGFGCNVPAIMAARTLENSRDRLMTILMNPFMSCGARLPVYALFAAAFFPLGGQNIVFGLYILGIAFAIFTGLVMKNTILKGEISPFVMELPPYHIPRFKGVMIRTWDRLRAFLLKAGKVIIIMVTILGLLNSLGTDGSFGNQDSDQSILSAASQSVTPIFAPMGVTQENWPATVGIFTGVFAKEAMVGTLDSIYGQLALTDNPELEEEEGGFSFWGGIQEAFATIPANLADVPGTLLDPIGLNIGDTSDVEIASEEQEVTLGTFGAMVRRFDGKAGAFAYLLFVLLYFPCVAATAAVYRETNWQWTIFVASWTTGLAYIVATSFYQITQLSVQPTFASVWLLSMVVISVGVFFGLKMLNPQLKTHRQSESPI; this is encoded by the coding sequence ATGCTCAAACCCATTGTTGCCTTAATTGGTAATCCCAACTGCGGAAAAACCACTCTATTTAACGCCCTCACCGGAGCTAACCAACGGACAGGAAACTGGCCGGGGGTTACAGTCGATCGCAAAGAAGGGCAGTTTAAGATTAATCAAGCGACCATTACCCTGGTAGACTTGCCAGGGGTCTATTCCCTGGATGCCGAAGAAAGTGCCACCGGAATGGATGAATTAGTGGCGCGAGATTATCTCCTTTCTGGAGAAGCACAATTGGTAATTAATATCATTGATGCCTCCAATCTAGAGCGTAATCTTTATCTGACGACTCAGTTGATGGAAATGCGCCTGCCGATGGTTGTCGCTCTGAATATGATCGATATTGCCCAGAAGCGAGGTATCGATATTAATGCAGAGCGTTTAGCCGATCGCTTAGGTGTTCCTGTTCTGCCCCTGATTGCCAGCGATCGCGAAGGAATTGGCTCTTTAGTCGATCTCGTCGGTCACATCCTAGAGAACTTAACCCATCCTGCCAGTTACGTTGCTTATCCAGCAGTCATCGAAGATGCCTTAGCTGAAATCGTCCCTTACCTAACTCAAAACACGACCAATCGGATCGTCGAACCTCGCTGGACTGCTCTAAACTTGCTGCAATACGATGAACGGGGAGTTGGTGAACTCGTTACTCCAGCGCTTACGGAAATGATCGCTAAACATCGGCGTAGCATTCATCAAGTCTTAGGAGAAGATCTCGATATCCTGATTGCCGATAGTCGCTACGGCTTTATTCAAACCGTGACCCAAGAAGCCAGTCAACGCACGGGAGAAGTGAGTCAGTCCATGAGCGATAAGCTCGATGCGATTGTCCTCAACCGTTGGCTGGGGATTCCCATTTTCTTAGGCATCATGTATCTGATGTTCCTATTTACGATCAATGTTGGCAGTGCCTTTATTGACTTTTTTGATATCGTTGCTGGGACAATCTTTGTAGACGGATTGGGGCAACTGCTCGAAAGCCTCCGCTTCCCCGGATGGGCGATCGCCCTGTTAGCTGACGGTGCGGGTGGTGGTGTGCAAACCGTCGCCACATTTATTCCCGTTATTGGCTTCATGTTCCTCTTCTTATCGATACTCGAAGATTCTGGCTACATGGCACGAGCCGCCTTTGTTATGGATCGGATGATGCGGTTTGTGGGCTTACCTGGAAAATCCTTTGTGCCCATGTTAGTCGGCTTTGGCTGCAATGTACCCGCAATTATGGCCGCCCGCACCTTAGAAAATTCCCGCGATCGCCTCATGACTATTCTCATGAATCCCTTCATGTCCTGTGGTGCAAGGCTTCCGGTTTACGCCCTCTTTGCGGCTGCCTTCTTTCCCCTGGGCGGTCAAAATATTGTCTTTGGCCTTTATATCCTCGGTATTGCCTTTGCCATCTTCACCGGACTGGTGATGAAAAACACCATCCTCAAAGGCGAAATTTCTCCCTTTGTCATGGAGCTTCCTCCCTACCATATTCCTCGATTCAAAGGGGTCATGATTCGCACTTGGGATCGGCTACGGGCATTTCTCTTGAAAGCCGGAAAAGTCATTATTATCATGGTCACCATCCTCGGATTACTCAACTCCTTAGGAACAGATGGTTCATTTGGTAATCAAGATAGCGACCAATCCATCCTAAGCGCTGCCAGTCAATCTGTAACTCCCATTTTTGCTCCCATGGGCGTTACCCAGGAAAATTGGCCCGCTACCGTGGGAATCTTTACCGGTGTCTTTGCTAAAGAAGCCATGGTAGGCACACTCGATTCCATTTACGGACAATTGGCACTTACTGATAATCCCGAATTAGAAGAGGAAGAAGGAGGCTTTAGTTTCTGGGGCGGTATCCAAGAAGCGTTCGCCACCATTCCCGCTAACTTAGCTGACGTTCCCGGTACCTTACTCGACCCCATTGGTCTTAACATTGGCGATACCTCAGATGTAGAAATTGCCTCGGAAGAACAGGAAGTTACTTTAGGGACATTTGGAGCCATGGTACGCCGGTTTGATGGCAAAGCTGGAGCCTTTGCGTATCTCTTATTTGTGTTGCTCTATTTCCCCTGTGTCGCTGCCACCGCAGCCGTTTACCGGGAAACCAACTGGCAATGGACAATTTTTGTTGCTTCATGGACAACAGGTTTAGCCTACATCGTCGCCACCAGTTTCTATCAAATCACTCAATTGAGTGTTCAACCCACCTTCGCTAGTGTATGGCTTTTAAGTATGGTAGTGATTAGCGTTGGTGTCTTCTTCGGTCTCAAAATGTTGAATCCCCAGTTGAAAACCCACCGCCAATCTGAAAGCCCCATTTAG
- a CDS encoding globin family protein, translating to MSLKVELLEESFEKVKPEANEFVESFYTYLFTDNPDAKPLFEHTDMKKQKQMLLQSLVFTVENLKKPEELSNALKGLGARHVKYGALPAHYPLVGGALLKTFEQYLGDDWTPEVKQAWIDAYQAITDLMLSGADYDKAETQLS from the coding sequence ATGTCACTAAAAGTCGAACTTCTGGAAGAGAGCTTTGAAAAAGTGAAGCCAGAAGCGAATGAATTTGTTGAGAGTTTCTATACATATTTGTTTACGGATAATCCGGACGCTAAACCGTTGTTTGAGCATACGGATATGAAGAAACAAAAGCAAATGCTTTTGCAATCTTTGGTCTTTACAGTAGAAAATTTGAAAAAGCCAGAAGAGTTAAGTAATGCACTTAAAGGCTTAGGGGCACGCCACGTTAAATATGGAGCCCTTCCTGCCCATTATCCCCTAGTTGGTGGGGCACTCTTGAAAACTTTTGAACAATACTTAGGGGATGATTGGACTCCTGAAGTCAAACAAGCTTGGATTGATGCCTATCAAGCGATTACCGATCTGATGCTTTCCGGTGCAGATTACGATAAAGCGGAAACCCAACTTTCTTAA
- a CDS encoding FeoA family protein produces MNHHPSGSGQHDDDSSYDYIGDSSSLDSQEEAASERLDVNAFLLSEAQPGQQVWVKGFQGKGGISRLLAMGITPGSQLQILSHQGSGSVVVAIADNRLGLGAGLASRVLVTDTNLSLHPHSDMENSTSTLHLGDLAVGTKGRILGYEKTHRAYKSKLLSMGLTPSTEFTVIRVAPLGDPVEIQVRGFHLTVRKQEAEALQVERL; encoded by the coding sequence ATGAACCATCACCCTTCAGGGTCAGGACAGCATGATGACGACAGCTCCTACGACTACATAGGAGACAGTTCGAGCCTAGATAGTCAAGAGGAAGCCGCATCAGAACGCCTAGACGTTAATGCCTTTTTGCTCAGTGAAGCACAACCTGGACAGCAGGTATGGGTTAAGGGGTTTCAAGGCAAAGGGGGTATATCTCGCCTTTTAGCCATGGGAATTACCCCAGGATCTCAGTTGCAAATTCTCAGTCACCAAGGGAGTGGCTCGGTGGTAGTAGCGATCGCCGATAACCGCTTAGGCTTAGGTGCCGGTCTAGCCTCACGAGTCTTAGTCACAGACACAAATCTATCCTTACATCCACACTCAGATATGGAAAACTCAACCTCCACACTCCATTTAGGAGACCTAGCTGTAGGCACAAAAGGGCGCATTCTCGGCTATGAAAAGACCCATCGCGCCTACAAAAGCAAACTCCTCTCCATGGGCCTCACTCCAAGTACAGAATTTACCGTGATTCGCGTAGCCCCCCTAGGCGATCCAGTTGAAATTCAAGTACGAGGCTTTCATTTAACTGTACGCAAACAAGAAGCCGAAGCCTTACAAGTAGAACGTTTATAG
- a CDS encoding c-type heme family protein: MLILRTWIRSLKLKTISLFVLATAICLTAVSCAGGNSNSSTQTSGIDPALVVDYIHAVAESDRTAYTKHVVNRLKTLEGQEKSNGVVPAEATEAWQEADGIPLPAQMFRLGAELASEQGTFTYGLISPWNINDAQAPRGEFEEVGMQTVIDTGEPYKDYREISGQQYYSAIYPDVAIAEACVTCHNDHPIHKERYPDKIFELGDVMGGVVINLPLEGT, translated from the coding sequence ATGCTTATCCTCAGAACTTGGATACGTTCACTTAAACTGAAAACCATTAGCTTATTCGTTTTAGCGACAGCTATTTGTCTGACTGCTGTTTCTTGTGCTGGAGGAAACAGCAATAGTTCGACTCAAACCAGTGGTATTGATCCTGCTCTTGTCGTTGATTATATCCATGCTGTGGCGGAATCTGACCGTACTGCCTACACCAAGCATGTGGTTAACCGGCTGAAAACACTCGAAGGACAAGAGAAATCCAATGGAGTCGTTCCCGCAGAAGCAACGGAAGCTTGGCAAGAAGCCGATGGTATTCCTTTACCCGCACAAATGTTCCGTTTAGGTGCAGAACTGGCTTCTGAACAAGGTACATTCACGTATGGTTTGATTTCTCCTTGGAATATTAATGATGCTCAAGCTCCTAGAGGTGAGTTTGAAGAAGTGGGGATGCAAACCGTTATTGATACGGGTGAACCCTATAAAGATTATCGAGAAATTTCTGGTCAACAATATTACTCTGCTATTTATCCCGATGTGGCGATCGCCGAAGCCTGCGTCACCTGTCACAACGATCATCCCATCCATAAAGAACGTTATCCCGATAAAATCTTTGAACTGGGAGATGTCATGGGCGGTGTCGTAATTAACTTACCCCTTGAAGGAACTTAA
- a CDS encoding heavy metal translocating P-type ATPase has product MLKTVHSIPGRIRLRVPELKENSTYASQLQATLSTWPGVRHVRINQLSASLVVGYAPEVLQEGQIRQTVEDRIEKISQNLAPETHPALPSQDSSEGWSSLRLPLVATSLALLSRTLPRWVGLRPVTTIAFLLIAFPVAKRAWQSMVNEQRLNIDCLDFLALSLNAWQGKQVTPMMVILLHELGDIIREQTARATEVRTADLQEAIGRFAWVKREEDQPPQQIPSDRVEVGQTVIVYPGEQIPVDGTVLRGEGVIDQQQLTGEAMPVVRQEGESVLASTLLRSGQLYLRADRVGNQTRAALSLALLQKAPVHDTRMANYAEKIADRLILPSLFLAALVWLTTGDSSRAAAILTLDFVTGIRVSIPTAFLGALNHTTRHGILVRSGRTLEQLAEVDTVVFDKTGTLTQGIVTVSGITPFNGSSEERVLQLAAAAEQRLNHPVAEAIVDYAHQKGVTIPSRGEWFYELGLGIRAQIEGQEVLVGSQRFLHQAGIEWESVDGEQVETDAPSEIYVACNQQFQGIIHYRDPLRPESDRLIHTLQKSYGIDVHLLTGDRPQRAAQVAQELRIPTTQVYAEAFPDDKARILRDLHRSGRTVAFVGDGLNDSVALAYADVAVSFEQGSEIARETADVVLMNNNLLDLLEAISIARQTRNLIDQNIALVVAPNLAALGLASSVGLHPLLATAIHNGSAIAAGVNSLRPLVEHQMTVKS; this is encoded by the coding sequence ATGCTAAAGACCGTTCATTCAATTCCTGGGCGAATTCGCTTGCGAGTTCCCGAACTGAAAGAAAATTCTACTTATGCTTCTCAACTGCAAGCAACCCTGTCTACTTGGCCGGGGGTAAGGCATGTTCGCATTAATCAGTTATCAGCGTCTCTAGTGGTTGGTTATGCTCCTGAAGTTTTGCAGGAAGGGCAGATCAGACAAACTGTAGAGGATCGGATCGAAAAAATTAGCCAGAATCTTGCTCCAGAGACACATCCTGCTCTGCCGAGTCAAGACAGTTCAGAAGGGTGGTCAAGTTTACGCCTTCCGTTGGTGGCGACTTCTCTGGCTCTGCTGAGTCGGACTCTCCCTCGATGGGTTGGCTTGCGTCCAGTTACAACGATCGCCTTTCTATTGATTGCTTTTCCAGTCGCCAAACGAGCATGGCAGAGTATGGTCAATGAACAGCGTTTAAATATTGATTGTTTGGATTTTCTGGCTCTCAGTTTAAATGCGTGGCAAGGAAAACAGGTGACTCCGATGATGGTGATCTTGCTCCATGAATTGGGGGATATCATCCGCGAACAAACGGCCAGAGCAACGGAAGTGCGGACGGCTGATTTACAAGAGGCGATCGGGCGGTTTGCTTGGGTGAAACGGGAAGAAGATCAACCTCCACAGCAAATTCCTAGCGATCGCGTGGAAGTCGGCCAGACGGTTATTGTTTATCCTGGGGAGCAAATTCCTGTCGATGGCACGGTATTGCGGGGGGAAGGAGTGATCGACCAACAGCAGCTTACTGGGGAAGCTATGCCGGTAGTGAGACAGGAAGGAGAATCGGTATTAGCTTCAACATTGCTGCGATCGGGTCAACTGTATCTGCGTGCCGATCGCGTAGGCAACCAAACCCGCGCTGCTTTGAGTCTCGCCCTATTGCAAAAAGCTCCTGTCCATGATACTCGCATGGCTAACTATGCCGAAAAAATCGCCGATCGCCTGATTTTACCCTCTCTATTTCTCGCTGCTCTCGTTTGGCTCACCACAGGCGATTCTTCTAGGGCAGCCGCTATCCTCACTCTAGACTTTGTAACCGGCATTCGTGTCTCGATTCCCACTGCCTTTTTAGGAGCCTTGAACCATACCACTCGCCATGGCATTTTGGTTCGCAGCGGTCGGACTTTAGAACAATTGGCGGAAGTAGATACGGTAGTGTTTGATAAAACGGGAACTCTTACCCAAGGGATTGTCACAGTATCGGGAATTACTCCTTTCAATGGATCGTCTGAAGAGCGAGTGCTTCAACTAGCCGCTGCCGCTGAACAACGGCTGAATCATCCCGTGGCTGAAGCCATTGTTGACTATGCCCATCAGAAGGGGGTAACGATTCCTTCACGGGGAGAATGGTTCTACGAACTGGGTTTAGGGATTCGCGCTCAAATTGAAGGTCAGGAGGTTTTGGTCGGCAGTCAGCGCTTTTTACACCAGGCTGGGATTGAGTGGGAAAGTGTAGATGGGGAACAGGTAGAGACCGATGCCCCCTCTGAGATTTATGTGGCTTGTAACCAGCAGTTTCAAGGTATTATCCACTATCGCGATCCCTTGCGTCCAGAGAGCGATCGCCTAATTCACACTCTACAAAAGAGTTATGGCATTGATGTTCATTTGTTAACGGGCGATCGCCCCCAACGAGCGGCTCAAGTGGCTCAGGAACTCCGTATTCCCACCACCCAAGTGTATGCCGAAGCGTTCCCCGATGATAAGGCTCGGATTTTGCGCGATTTACACCGTTCTGGGCGAACTGTTGCTTTTGTAGGAGATGGTTTAAATGATTCGGTTGCCCTCGCTTATGCGGATGTAGCAGTGTCTTTTGAACAGGGTTCAGAGATTGCTCGGGAAACGGCGGATGTGGTGTTGATGAATAATAATTTACTCGATTTACTCGAGGCGATTTCTATTGCTCGTCAAACCCGCAATCTGATCGATCAAAATATTGCGTTGGTGGTTGCACCTAATTTAGCGGCGTTGGGGTTAGCGTCGAGTGTGGGACTGCATCCTTTACTGGCAACTGCTATTCACAATGGATCGGCGATCGCTGCTGGAGTCAATAGTCTGCGTCCCCTTGTCGAGCATCAGATGACAGTTAAAAGTTAG
- a CDS encoding thioredoxin domain-containing protein, translating into MPIETIKQVILGLVLMAVFAYFFLLPKSPALLPSSLTGLQQLKASVQIAVPYRIALNNSLPTVIEFYADWCTTCQAMAPTVWQIEKEYEHKINWVMINIDRPEYTHLIEEYNVQGVPQFIFFNTQQVVQEILIEKIPSSLLVEQVRLLLNFDDTSPNQELR; encoded by the coding sequence ATGCCGATTGAGACGATCAAACAAGTTATTTTGGGATTAGTATTGATGGCCGTATTTGCTTACTTCTTTCTGCTACCCAAATCTCCTGCGTTACTGCCCTCTAGTTTAACCGGCTTGCAGCAACTTAAAGCCAGTGTCCAAATTGCTGTTCCCTATCGTATTGCGCTCAATAATTCTTTACCGACAGTGATTGAATTTTATGCCGATTGGTGTACTACCTGTCAAGCTATGGCTCCTACAGTTTGGCAGATTGAAAAAGAGTATGAACATAAAATAAACTGGGTGATGATTAATATCGATCGCCCAGAATATACCCATCTTATTGAAGAATATAACGTGCAAGGTGTCCCTCAGTTTATTTTCTTCAATACTCAACAAGTTGTTCAGGAAATTCTAATTGAAAAAATTCCTTCATCTCTACTGGTTGAACAAGTTCGTTTATTACTAAATTTTGATGATACATCACCCAATCAGGAGCTGAGATAA
- a CDS encoding DUF5132 domain-containing protein, with the protein MVMMHQEGMGLRSRVAELTRNPNTKAIVVGVATVALAPVILPLVKPVLKTTIKTGVTWYEKTKSTLAETAESLADIAAEAKAEVHAQTENKSLPNS; encoded by the coding sequence ATGGTAATGATGCATCAAGAAGGCATGGGACTAAGATCGCGAGTCGCCGAACTCACCCGTAACCCCAACACCAAGGCGATCGTCGTCGGAGTCGCTACCGTTGCCCTTGCACCTGTCATTTTGCCGTTGGTCAAACCGGTTTTGAAAACCACCATTAAAACGGGAGTTACTTGGTATGAAAAGACCAAATCCACCCTAGCGGAAACGGCCGAAAGCCTCGCGGATATTGCGGCTGAAGCCAAAGCGGAAGTTCATGCCCAGACTGAGAACAAATCCCTCCCAAATTCCTAA
- a CDS encoding cytochrome c3 family protein translates to MVWLWSVVILWGCNGAIASPISAERVTEITQQWENSVHALADVNCSTCHQESQTKTLVVRPNQESCQSCHQQQVDTFLLGKHGIRTAEGLSPLTPKMAHLPMKASAQEQFMGCNTCHDVHQPDTFKASVDSCLQCHDDTHSLNYGDSKHGSLFAASVRLPRPSPDLVTCATCHLPRTVNENTNSVFVNHNNTYTLLPRDRMVKDVCMNCHGLEYSYNSIFDDQLIEGNFHHPPQQDLDTLKLVRALEEKRTASDSE, encoded by the coding sequence ATGGTATGGCTATGGTCTGTGGTGATATTGTGGGGTTGTAATGGGGCGATCGCCTCCCCAATCTCCGCCGAGCGAGTAACAGAAATTACTCAGCAATGGGAAAACAGTGTTCATGCTCTGGCGGATGTCAACTGTTCCACTTGTCATCAAGAGAGCCAAACGAAAACCTTGGTGGTGCGTCCTAACCAAGAAAGTTGCCAAAGTTGCCATCAGCAACAGGTGGATACATTTCTGCTCGGTAAACATGGTATTCGCACGGCTGAAGGACTGTCTCCTTTAACGCCAAAGATGGCGCACTTACCGATGAAAGCCTCTGCTCAGGAACAGTTCATGGGGTGCAATACCTGCCATGATGTCCATCAACCTGACACGTTTAAGGCTTCTGTAGACTCCTGTCTGCAATGCCATGATGATACCCATTCTCTCAATTATGGGGACTCGAAACATGGTTCTCTGTTTGCCGCATCGGTTAGACTGCCTCGCCCGAGTCCGGATCTGGTGACCTGTGCAACCTGCCATTTACCTCGCACAGTCAATGAAAATACCAATTCGGTGTTTGTGAATCACAATAACACTTACACTCTGCTTCCGCGCGATCGCATGGTGAAGGATGTTTGTATGAATTGTCACGGCTTGGAATATTCCTACAACAGCATCTTTGATGATCAGTTGATTGAGGGCAATTTTCACCATCCCCCTCAGCAAGATTTAGACACGCTGAAATTGGTTAGAGCGCTAGAAGAAAAGCGAACCGCTTCAGACTCTGAATAA
- a CDS encoding MlaE family lipid ABC transporter permease subunit, whose translation MSQPKLLHSGNPLYRPLTAILLGGQAIAHILAGKIHRRNTMEQMINVGPASVAISVMTAVSVGFVFTIQVAREFINFGATTAVGGVLAIALARELSPVLTAVVVAGRVSSAFAAEIGTMQVTEQIDALYMLKTDPIDYLVIPRLIACCLMVPLLSLLSLVMGIASGLFIAQAQYRIPYSVFLSSVQSFMTPWDVFSSVIKAFIFGALISVIGCSWGLTTTGGAKGVGKSTTTAVVISLLSIFMTDFVLSWIMFQGMGTSSIQGV comes from the coding sequence TTGAGTCAACCTAAACTCTTGCACAGTGGCAATCCTTTGTATCGACCCCTAACGGCTATCCTGTTGGGGGGACAGGCGATCGCCCATATCCTAGCCGGAAAAATTCATCGCCGAAATACGATGGAGCAGATGATTAACGTGGGGCCAGCATCGGTGGCGATCTCTGTGATGACGGCGGTTAGCGTCGGCTTCGTGTTCACCATTCAAGTTGCCCGTGAATTCATCAACTTTGGAGCCACTACTGCGGTTGGGGGCGTTTTGGCGATCGCCCTAGCCAGAGAACTCTCCCCCGTCCTGACTGCCGTCGTTGTTGCTGGGCGCGTCAGTTCCGCCTTTGCTGCCGAAATTGGAACCATGCAAGTGACCGAACAAATCGATGCCCTCTACATGCTCAAAACCGATCCCATCGATTACCTCGTCATTCCTCGATTAATCGCCTGTTGCTTAATGGTTCCCCTTCTGAGCCTCCTGTCCCTTGTCATGGGGATTGCCTCCGGTTTATTTATTGCCCAAGCTCAATACCGCATCCCCTACTCTGTCTTCCTCTCCTCCGTACAAAGCTTCATGACTCCTTGGGATGTCTTTAGCTCTGTGATTAAAGCCTTTATTTTTGGAGCCTTAATTTCTGTCATTGGCTGTAGTTGGGGACTCACCACCACTGGAGGTGCAAAAGGGGTGGGTAAATCCACGACTACCGCTGTAGTTATTTCTCTGCTCTCGATCTTCATGACTGATTTTGTCCTCTCTTGGATTATGTTCCAAGGTATGGGTACATCCTCAATTCAAGGGGTATAA
- a CDS encoding cytochrome c3 family protein, with translation MTSNLQRFPLLKNILQVKTAIIAVVVLLLIWGIAAFALDQRQIFLPGVTSDGHTLIEASCSSCHEGFKPVSNETCMRCHEAELVSDIHGPKKFRDPRWAEYLSNLDVLTCTACHAEHVHMFGRGVHLKPDLCMACHEGVITGDIPSHKGFEPDGCWTAGCHNFHDHRSISTGFLRENLNQPILLPKPEMPNLEVTLTESKPPKPDLGEEFLEGRG, from the coding sequence ATGACCAGCAATTTGCAGCGGTTTCCTCTTCTGAAAAATATTCTTCAAGTCAAGACAGCTATTATTGCAGTGGTCGTTTTGTTACTGATTTGGGGAATTGCTGCGTTTGCCTTAGATCAACGTCAAATCTTTCTTCCGGGAGTGACATCAGACGGGCACACCTTAATTGAGGCTTCTTGTAGTTCCTGTCATGAAGGATTTAAACCGGTCAGTAATGAAACCTGTATGCGTTGTCATGAAGCAGAGTTAGTCAGTGATATTCACGGCCCGAAAAAGTTTCGCGATCCCCGTTGGGCAGAATACCTCAGTAATTTAGATGTGTTAACTTGCACTGCTTGTCATGCGGAGCATGTCCATATGTTTGGTCGCGGGGTTCACCTGAAACCAGATTTATGTATGGCTTGTCATGAAGGAGTCATTACTGGAGATATTCCCAGCCATAAAGGGTTTGAACCAGATGGCTGTTGGACAGCAGGATGTCATAATTTTCACGATCATCGCTCGATTTCAACGGGTTTTTTGCGGGAAAACTTGAATCAACCCATCCTATTACCGAAGCCAGAAATGCCGAATTTAGAAGTCACTTTAACCGAAAGTAAACCCCCTAAACCTGATTTGGGTGAGGAGTTTCTGGAGGGGAGAGGATGA